One genomic region from Leifsonia sp. Root1293 encodes:
- a CDS encoding alpha/beta fold hydrolase yields MKEPKKSGESAEERRRARRTPRRPASSLAERWTTVDGIDLFYRESPEAPPGAPVMMHLHGFGLSGRYLLPTAALLSDEFHTLVPDLPGFGRSGKAPRTLDVPDLAHAAARFLDDRGVEKVSLVGNSMGCPVILEFAHHYPERLERAVLVSPAGGIHNQPLRRAVGQLARDGGREPTRMVGVATPDYLRFGVPSTVRMFRALTQYPTLDRLLALKIPTLVVIGTRDPLMPGPQRVHDIAVRTDNHLLLVVIEGAAHAINFSHPGELAHAIRLFMSDKPITDDPDSPGNAVTYEIHRSEHLPPIGADN; encoded by the coding sequence ATGAAGGAACCGAAGAAGTCCGGAGAGTCCGCTGAGGAGCGCCGTCGCGCGCGTCGCACTCCGCGCCGACCGGCGTCGAGCCTCGCTGAACGCTGGACCACCGTAGACGGCATTGACCTCTTCTACAGGGAATCGCCCGAGGCGCCCCCTGGTGCCCCGGTGATGATGCACTTGCACGGCTTCGGGTTGTCCGGCCGTTATCTCCTGCCGACGGCCGCACTGCTCAGTGACGAGTTCCACACCCTCGTTCCCGACCTGCCGGGATTCGGCCGCAGCGGGAAGGCACCGAGGACTCTCGACGTGCCCGACCTGGCGCACGCGGCCGCGCGCTTTCTCGACGATCGTGGCGTCGAGAAGGTGAGCCTGGTGGGCAACTCCATGGGATGCCCGGTGATCCTGGAGTTCGCCCACCACTATCCGGAACGCCTCGAGCGGGCCGTTCTGGTCTCCCCCGCCGGCGGCATCCACAATCAACCCCTCAGGCGCGCGGTAGGTCAACTCGCTCGCGACGGCGGCCGGGAGCCGACGCGGATGGTCGGCGTCGCCACCCCCGACTACCTGCGGTTCGGAGTTCCGAGCACCGTCAGGATGTTCCGAGCGCTCACCCAGTACCCGACGCTCGACAGGCTGCTGGCCCTCAAGATCCCCACTCTCGTCGTCATCGGCACCCGCGACCCCCTCATGCCGGGTCCGCAGCGGGTGCACGACATCGCAGTGCGCACCGACAACCATCTGCTCCTCGTCGTCATCGAGGGCGCCGCCCACGCGATCAACTTCAGCCACCCGGGCGAACTGGCCCATGCCATCCGACTCTTCATGTCGGACAAGCCGATCACCGACGACCCGGACTCCCCCGGGAACGCCGTGACGTACGAGATCCACCGCAGCGAGCACCTTCCGCCCATCGGAGCCGACAACTGA
- a CDS encoding tetratricopeptide repeat protein → MQHAMHSDDWDARIDAVWAAADELGDDAVIQRIDALAAERGGDDARSAFEMAGARDSAGLEADAALLYRRAIALGLDEVHRPQAVIQLASTLRNLGEVEESIRMLETERTEHPESPLDDAAAAFLALALATAGNAERAASVALSALAPHLQLYTRSVRAYAAELAL, encoded by the coding sequence ATGCAGCACGCCATGCACTCCGACGACTGGGACGCCCGCATCGACGCTGTCTGGGCAGCTGCCGACGAGCTCGGTGACGACGCCGTCATCCAGCGCATCGACGCGCTCGCGGCCGAACGCGGGGGTGACGACGCCCGCTCCGCGTTCGAGATGGCCGGCGCCCGCGACTCGGCCGGGCTCGAAGCCGATGCAGCCCTGCTGTACCGCCGGGCCATCGCCCTCGGCCTCGACGAGGTGCATCGTCCGCAGGCCGTCATCCAGCTCGCCAGCACCCTCCGGAATCTCGGAGAGGTGGAGGAGAGCATCCGGATGCTGGAGACCGAGCGCACCGAGCACCCGGAGTCCCCGCTCGACGATGCGGCCGCGGCGTTCCTCGCGCTCGCCCTCGCGACTGCCGGGAACGCGGAGAGGGCGGCATCCGTGGCTCTCAGCGCGCTCGCACCTCACCTTCAGCTCTATACGCGCTCGGTGCGCGCCTACGCGGCCGAGTTGGCACTCTGA
- a CDS encoding quinone-dependent dihydroorotate dehydrogenase: MYAFIFRTFFARMDPERAHHLGFVVIRMLGWPVIGPLVARFTRSPRPQPVRALGLTFPTPFGVAAGFDKNAHAVIGLGRLGFGHIEVGTITAHAQPGNDRPRLFRLVPDRAVINRMGFNNAGADVARARLLALRRRRNRPVIGVNIGKSRITPVEEATEDYLASTRLLAPLADYLVVNVSSPNTPGLRGLQELELLTPLLTAVKAAAGATPLLVKIAPDLEDDAIDRIAGLVVELGLDGIIATNTTISREGLATPASVVEAAGAGGLSGAPLAARSLAVLRRIRAVVPDSLCVISVGGIDTAADVADRLAAGATLVQGYTAFLYRGPLWARQINRGLAELPR; this comes from the coding sequence GTGTACGCGTTCATCTTCCGTACCTTCTTCGCGCGCATGGACCCTGAGCGTGCCCACCATCTGGGCTTCGTGGTCATCCGGATGCTGGGCTGGCCGGTCATCGGGCCTCTCGTCGCCCGCTTCACGCGGTCACCGAGACCGCAGCCGGTGCGCGCGCTCGGTCTGACGTTCCCGACGCCGTTCGGCGTTGCCGCCGGGTTCGACAAGAATGCGCACGCCGTGATCGGCCTCGGCCGCCTCGGTTTCGGCCACATCGAGGTCGGCACCATCACCGCCCACGCGCAGCCGGGCAACGACAGGCCGCGCCTGTTCAGGCTCGTTCCCGATCGTGCCGTCATCAACCGCATGGGCTTCAACAACGCCGGCGCCGATGTCGCCCGAGCTCGACTCCTCGCCCTGCGCCGCAGGCGCAACCGGCCGGTCATCGGCGTGAACATCGGCAAGAGCCGCATCACCCCGGTCGAGGAGGCCACCGAGGACTACCTCGCCTCCACCCGGCTGCTCGCCCCGCTGGCCGACTACCTCGTGGTCAACGTGTCGTCCCCCAACACACCGGGGCTGCGCGGCCTGCAGGAGCTCGAGCTGCTGACGCCGCTGCTCACCGCGGTGAAGGCGGCGGCCGGAGCGACTCCGCTCCTGGTCAAGATCGCCCCGGATCTCGAGGACGACGCCATCGACCGCATCGCAGGTCTCGTCGTGGAGCTCGGTCTCGACGGCATCATCGCCACGAACACGACGATCTCCCGTGAGGGCCTGGCCACACCGGCATCGGTCGTCGAGGCTGCCGGCGCGGGCGGCCTCTCCGGAGCACCGCTCGCTGCCCGGTCGCTGGCTGTGCTCCGCCGCATCCGTGCTGTGGTACCCGACTCGCTGTGCGTCATCTCCGTCGGCGGCATCGACACGGCGGCGGATGTCGCCGACCGCCTCGCGGCAGGCGCCACCCTCGTGCAGGGCTACACCGCCTTCCTCTACCGCGGCCCCCTCTGGGCGCGGCAGATCAACCGCGGACTGGCCGAGCTGCCGCGGTAG
- a CDS encoding ATP-dependent Clp protease proteolytic subunit produces MTIPSFGGSATSSMGGSALHQPSSRYILPTFEERTAYGYKRQDPYAKLFEDRVIFLGVQVDDASADDIMAQLLVLESMDPDRDIMMYINSPGGSFTAMTAIYDTMQYIRPQIQTVVLGQAASAAAVLAAAGTPGKRLALPNARILIHQPAVGQAGQGQASDIEIQAQEILRMRVWLEETLAKHSNRSVEQVNKDIDRDKILSAEDAREYGLIDQVLSSRKGLAAIGK; encoded by the coding sequence ATGACCATCCCCAGCTTCGGTGGATCCGCAACGAGCTCGATGGGCGGCAGCGCACTGCACCAGCCGTCCTCGCGCTACATCCTTCCCACGTTCGAGGAGCGCACGGCCTACGGCTACAAGCGCCAGGACCCCTACGCCAAGCTCTTCGAGGACCGCGTGATCTTCCTCGGCGTGCAGGTCGACGACGCGTCGGCCGACGACATCATGGCGCAGCTGCTCGTGCTCGAGAGCATGGACCCCGACCGCGACATCATGATGTACATCAACTCGCCCGGTGGCTCGTTCACTGCCATGACGGCGATCTACGACACGATGCAGTACATCCGTCCGCAGATCCAGACCGTCGTGCTCGGCCAGGCGGCGTCGGCTGCAGCTGTGCTCGCCGCTGCAGGCACGCCCGGCAAGCGCCTCGCGCTTCCGAACGCCCGCATCCTCATCCACCAGCCGGCCGTCGGCCAGGCGGGTCAGGGGCAGGCGTCCGACATCGAGATCCAGGCGCAGGAGATCCTCCGCATGCGTGTCTGGCTCGAGGAGACGCTGGCCAAGCACTCGAACCGCAGCGTTGAGCAGGTCAACAAGGACATCGACCGCGACAAGATCCTGTCGGCGGAAGACGCCCGCGAGTACGGCCTGATCGACCAGGTGCTGAGCTCCCGCAAGGGCCTCGCCGCGATCGGCAAGTAG
- the tig gene encoding trigger factor — MPNTSVEKLSPTRAKLTISVTPEELKPSITHAYSHIAEEINIPGFRKGKVPPPIIDQRVGKLAVLEHAVNEGLDGFFRAAVAEHDLRTLGRPSADIVEWPSDKDFSGDLLVHIEVDVRPEIDLPDYNGIELTVDAVEVGDEEIQKELDTLRSRFGTLSTVDRPATSGDFVTIDLIATIDGAEVDTASGISYELGSGDLIEGIDEALESLTAGEATTFESKLLGGDHEGETAEIAVTVVAVKERELPEADDDFAQIASEFDTLDELKASLAEQAGRSKTFEQGGQARDLLIEKLTELVEVPVPAGLIEDEVHRHLENENRLEDDEHRAEVAISSEKTFRTQILLDAIAEAEEVKVSQDELSQYLIQGAAQYGMDPNEFVQALSSNGQIPAMVGEVARNKALALVLGKAVVTDTNGAAVDLSDFVVTEEDEDEAEADVVAEAEEVVEDAEAADAIIEAEEKPKKKAPAKKKAAAKADAE; from the coding sequence ATGCCGAACACCTCGGTTGAGAAGCTCAGCCCGACTCGCGCGAAGCTCACCATCTCGGTGACGCCCGAGGAGCTGAAGCCCAGCATCACCCACGCGTACAGCCACATCGCCGAGGAGATCAACATCCCCGGCTTCCGCAAGGGCAAGGTTCCGCCCCCCATCATCGACCAGCGCGTCGGCAAGCTCGCCGTTCTCGAGCACGCCGTCAACGAGGGCCTCGACGGCTTCTTCCGCGCCGCCGTCGCCGAGCACGACCTGCGCACCCTCGGCCGTCCGTCCGCCGACATCGTCGAGTGGCCCAGCGACAAGGACTTCTCGGGCGACCTGCTCGTGCACATCGAGGTCGATGTGCGTCCCGAGATCGACCTTCCCGACTACAACGGTATCGAGCTGACGGTCGACGCCGTCGAGGTCGGCGACGAGGAGATCCAGAAGGAGCTCGACACCCTGCGCAGCCGCTTCGGCACCCTGAGCACCGTCGACCGCCCCGCCACGAGCGGCGACTTCGTCACCATCGACCTGATCGCCACGATCGACGGCGCCGAGGTCGACACGGCCAGCGGCATCTCCTACGAGCTCGGCTCCGGCGACCTCATCGAGGGCATCGACGAGGCGCTCGAGTCACTGACCGCCGGCGAGGCGACGACCTTCGAGTCGAAGCTGCTCGGTGGCGACCACGAGGGCGAGACCGCTGAGATCGCCGTCACCGTCGTGGCCGTCAAGGAGCGCGAGCTCCCCGAGGCCGACGACGACTTCGCTCAGATCGCCAGCGAGTTCGACACCCTCGACGAGCTGAAGGCCAGCCTCGCCGAGCAGGCCGGCCGCTCCAAGACGTTCGAGCAGGGCGGCCAGGCCCGCGACCTCCTCATCGAGAAGCTCACCGAGCTGGTCGAGGTTCCGGTTCCCGCCGGTCTCATCGAGGACGAGGTGCACCGCCACCTCGAGAACGAGAACCGTCTCGAGGACGACGAGCACCGCGCCGAGGTCGCCATCTCCAGCGAGAAGACCTTCCGCACGCAGATCCTGCTCGACGCCATCGCCGAGGCCGAAGAGGTCAAGGTCAGCCAGGACGAGCTCTCGCAGTACCTCATCCAGGGCGCGGCCCAGTACGGCATGGACCCCAACGAGTTCGTCCAGGCACTGAGCAGCAACGGTCAGATTCCCGCCATGGTCGGAGAGGTCGCCCGCAACAAGGCCCTCGCCCTCGTGCTCGGCAAGGCCGTCGTCACGGACACCAACGGTGCAGCCGTCGACCTGTCCGACTTCGTCGTCACCGAGGAGGACGAGGACGAGGCCGAGGCCGATGTCGTCGCCGAGGCTGAAGAGGTCGTCGAGGACGCCGAGGCGGCCGACGCCATCATCGAGGCCGAGGAGAAGCCGAAGAAGAAGGCCCCCGCCAAGAAGAAGGCGGCTGCCAAGGCCGACGCCGAGTAG
- a CDS encoding VOC family protein, with product MTIALQFTNITVNDVDESLPFYRDALGLEVQNDVASGDYRWVTLGSAAQPGLGIVLSVPHAGRSKADGDAMQELLTKGVLPLLVFASDDVDATFETVRASGAEVLQEPIDQGWGARDCAFRDPSGNTVRISQAPPA from the coding sequence ATGACCATCGCACTCCAGTTCACCAACATCACCGTCAACGACGTCGACGAGTCGCTGCCCTTCTACCGTGACGCCCTGGGCCTCGAGGTGCAGAACGACGTCGCCTCGGGCGACTACCGCTGGGTCACCCTCGGCAGCGCTGCCCAACCGGGTCTGGGCATCGTGCTGTCGGTGCCTCACGCCGGACGATCCAAGGCAGACGGCGACGCGATGCAGGAGCTCCTGACCAAGGGCGTGCTCCCGCTGCTCGTCTTCGCCTCCGACGACGTCGATGCCACCTTCGAGACGGTGCGAGCCTCGGGCGCCGAGGTGCTGCAGGAACCGATCGACCAGGGTTGGGGGGCGCGCGACTGCGCCTTCCGGGACCCGTCCGGCAACACCGTGCGCATCTCGCAGGCTCCTCCGGCCTGA
- a CDS encoding ScyD/ScyE family protein, translating to MRIRRTLLSGAAAAVLVLTSLLAPSAANATTDAGGGGGGGHGGGPTESVLVSGLQGASGSTIGPDGALYVTEGAIGQVTRIDPRTGATSPLVTGLPPAIIGIGGAIDVAFIGRTAYVLVTMVGDDVPGATTNDTVGIYRVDGPNSFTVIADIGAWSIENPPPADFDIFIARGVQYAMQPSRGGFLVTDGHHNRVLTVSLSGAISQLVQFGNIVPTGLDTRGSVVYLAEAGPVPHDASTGKVVSFGRWNPRPRDVASGYSLLVDVEFGRCGLYALSQGDAPGEVPAGSPALPDSGELLKVDRTGTFSVVADGLDLPTSVDFRGDTAYVVTLGGEVVKITGIASAGQHHRGAGCGHGGH from the coding sequence ATGAGAATCAGAAGAACGCTGCTCTCGGGTGCCGCTGCCGCGGTGCTCGTCCTCACGTCGTTGCTCGCCCCGTCCGCGGCGAACGCGACGACTGACGCCGGGGGCGGGGGCGGGGGCGGGCACGGCGGCGGACCCACCGAGTCCGTACTCGTGTCCGGGCTGCAGGGCGCCAGCGGGAGCACCATCGGGCCGGACGGTGCGCTGTACGTCACCGAGGGTGCGATCGGCCAGGTGACCCGGATCGATCCGCGCACGGGCGCGACGTCCCCGCTGGTGACAGGGCTGCCGCCCGCGATCATCGGCATCGGCGGTGCCATCGACGTGGCCTTCATCGGCCGCACGGCCTACGTCCTCGTGACGATGGTGGGCGATGACGTGCCCGGTGCCACCACGAACGACACCGTCGGCATCTACAGGGTCGACGGGCCGAACAGCTTCACCGTGATCGCCGACATCGGTGCGTGGTCGATCGAGAATCCGCCCCCAGCCGACTTCGACATCTTCATCGCCCGGGGAGTGCAGTACGCGATGCAGCCGTCCCGTGGCGGCTTTCTCGTGACCGACGGGCACCACAACCGCGTGCTCACGGTGTCGCTGTCCGGGGCCATCAGTCAGCTCGTGCAGTTCGGCAACATCGTTCCGACCGGCCTGGACACCCGTGGCTCAGTCGTGTACCTGGCCGAGGCCGGGCCGGTTCCGCATGACGCCTCCACCGGAAAGGTCGTCTCGTTCGGCCGATGGAACCCCCGGCCCCGCGACGTCGCATCCGGATACAGCCTCCTCGTCGACGTGGAGTTCGGCCGCTGCGGACTCTACGCGCTCTCCCAGGGTGACGCGCCGGGTGAGGTTCCCGCGGGATCGCCCGCCCTGCCCGACAGTGGTGAACTGCTGAAGGTCGACCGCACAGGAACGTTCTCCGTCGTGGCAGACGGCCTCGACCTGCCGACCTCCGTCGACTTCAGGGGCGACACCGCCTACGTGGTCACGCTCGGCGGCGAGGTGGTGAAGATCACCGGCATCGCCAGTGCCGGGCAGCACCACCGTGGAGCCGGATGCGGACACGGCGGACACTGA
- a CDS encoding ATP-dependent Clp protease proteolytic subunit codes for MAEPTLGPSVFDRLLKDRIIWLGSEVRDENANEIAAKLLLLAAEDSKRDIYLYINSPGGSITAGMAIYDTMQFVPNDIVTVGIGMAASMGQLLLTAGTKGKRYITPNARVLLHQPHGGFGGTASDIQTQAQLILDMKRRLAEITAAQTGKTVEQVNEDGDRDRWFNAQQALEYGFVDHIRESALDVFGGGGTDAK; via the coding sequence ATGGCCGAACCGACACTGGGACCCAGTGTTTTTGACCGCCTGCTGAAGGACCGCATCATCTGGCTCGGTTCCGAGGTGCGCGACGAGAACGCCAACGAGATCGCGGCGAAGCTTCTGCTCCTCGCCGCCGAGGACTCGAAGCGGGACATCTACCTCTACATCAACTCTCCCGGCGGCTCGATCACGGCAGGCATGGCGATCTACGACACCATGCAGTTCGTTCCCAACGACATCGTCACCGTCGGTATCGGAATGGCGGCCTCGATGGGCCAGCTGCTCCTGACCGCAGGCACGAAGGGCAAGCGCTACATCACCCCGAACGCCCGCGTGCTCCTCCACCAGCCGCACGGTGGCTTCGGTGGAACTGCGAGCGACATCCAGACCCAGGCCCAGCTCATCCTCGACATGAAGCGCCGCCTCGCCGAGATCACGGCGGCTCAGACGGGTAAGACCGTCGAGCAGGTCAACGAAGACGGTGACCGCGACCGCTGGTTCAACGCGCAGCAGGCACTCGAGTACGGCTTCGTGGACCACATCCGCGAATCGGCGCTCGACGTGTTCGGCGGCGGCGGCACGGACGCCAAGTAG
- the nrdR gene encoding transcriptional regulator NrdR — MFCPFCRHPDSRVIDSRTSDDGLSIRRRRQCPECGRRFSTTETASLSVIKRSGVVEPFSREKVVSGVRKACQGRPVTDSDLAVLAQKVEETIRSTGASQLDANDIGLAILPPLRELDEVAYLRFASVYQAFESLDDFETAIEQLRDEHGRLPARPQE; from the coding sequence ATGTTCTGCCCTTTCTGCCGTCACCCAGACTCACGAGTCATCGACTCCCGCACCAGCGATGACGGCCTCAGCATCCGTCGTCGCCGTCAGTGCCCGGAGTGCGGGCGCCGCTTCTCCACGACGGAGACCGCGAGCCTCTCGGTGATCAAGCGCAGCGGCGTCGTCGAGCCCTTCAGCCGCGAGAAGGTGGTCAGCGGCGTGCGCAAGGCGTGTCAGGGGCGCCCCGTGACGGATTCCGATCTCGCGGTGCTGGCGCAGAAGGTCGAGGAGACCATCCGCTCGACGGGCGCGTCGCAACTCGACGCGAACGACATCGGCCTCGCCATCCTCCCCCCGCTGCGCGAACTCGACGAGGTGGCGTACCTCCGATTCGCCAGTGTCTACCAGGCCTTCGAGTCGCTCGACGACTTCGAGACGGCCATCGAGCAGCTCCGCGACGAGCACGGCCGCCTTCCGGCCCGCCCGCAGGAGTAG
- a CDS encoding helix-turn-helix transcriptional regulator, giving the protein MTPQELENLAHLRRARDLIDRDYAQPLDVPTMAAKALMSPAHFSRSFRAAYGETPYSHLMTRRIERAMALLRAGSSVTDACMAVGCTSLGSFSSRFLEIVGETPSAYRSRGHDAVEAMPACIAKVYTRPMRKPAAASGEDDAEVASSRIGEAAASSAA; this is encoded by the coding sequence ATGACCCCGCAGGAGCTCGAGAACCTCGCTCACCTGCGCCGTGCCCGTGACCTGATCGACCGCGACTACGCCCAGCCTCTCGACGTGCCGACGATGGCGGCGAAGGCCCTCATGTCACCCGCCCACTTCTCGCGCAGCTTCAGAGCCGCGTACGGCGAGACCCCGTACAGCCATCTGATGACACGCAGGATCGAGCGCGCCATGGCGTTGCTGCGAGCCGGCTCCAGCGTGACGGATGCCTGCATGGCCGTCGGATGTACATCCCTCGGGTCGTTCAGCTCGCGCTTCCTCGAGATCGTGGGCGAGACGCCGTCGGCCTACCGCAGCCGCGGCCACGACGCCGTCGAGGCGATGCCGGCGTGCATCGCGAAGGTGTACACGCGCCCGATGCGCAAGCCGGCTGCTGCTTCCGGGGAGGACGACGCAGAAGTCGCATCGAGCAGGATCGGAGAAGCCGCCGCATCCAGTGCGGCGTAG
- the hisD gene encoding histidinol dehydrogenase, whose protein sequence is MHTIDLRGRTHTSAELLALVPRAAVDVAVASEAASALIDEVRSGGSEALLAQADRFDGGRPPALRVPASEIAEAIANLDPAVRRALEETIRRVRLASSAQVPQNTVTEIAPGARIRQRWQPIARVGLYVPGGKAVYPSSVVMNVVPAQVAGVSSIALVSPPQRDHGSHVHPVVLAAAGLLGIDEVYAMGGAGAIGALAYGVDELGLEPVQLVTGPGNVYVAAAKRLIRGQAGIDSEAGPTDILVIADAAADARLVAADLISQAEHDELAAAVLVTDSAEFADAVVVEVERQVALTTHRDRVTAALTGEQSAVVLVDDLRAAAAFSNAFGPEHLEIQTTDAEAVLADIQNAGAIFLGPNSPVSLGDYAAGSNHVLPTGGQARFAAGLNAATFLRSQQVVEYSRKGLAEVAETIAALSATEALPAHGDAVVARFS, encoded by the coding sequence ATGCACACGATCGATCTCCGCGGCCGCACCCACACGTCTGCCGAACTGCTCGCGCTCGTGCCGCGGGCGGCCGTCGACGTCGCCGTCGCCAGCGAGGCGGCCTCGGCGCTCATCGATGAGGTGCGCTCAGGCGGGTCGGAGGCGCTGCTCGCCCAGGCCGACCGATTCGACGGAGGACGCCCGCCCGCCCTGCGCGTACCGGCATCCGAGATCGCCGAGGCCATCGCGAATCTCGACCCGGCGGTACGCCGAGCGCTCGAGGAGACGATCCGTCGCGTTCGTCTGGCGAGCTCCGCCCAGGTGCCGCAGAACACGGTCACTGAGATCGCGCCAGGAGCCAGAATCCGCCAGCGCTGGCAGCCCATCGCCCGGGTCGGCCTCTACGTGCCCGGCGGCAAGGCCGTCTATCCGTCGAGCGTGGTCATGAATGTCGTTCCGGCCCAGGTCGCGGGCGTCAGCTCGATCGCCCTCGTGTCACCGCCGCAGCGGGACCACGGCTCGCACGTGCACCCCGTGGTGCTCGCGGCCGCCGGGCTGCTGGGCATCGACGAGGTCTATGCCATGGGCGGAGCCGGAGCCATCGGCGCCCTCGCCTACGGGGTCGACGAGCTCGGCCTCGAGCCGGTGCAGCTCGTCACCGGACCGGGGAACGTGTACGTCGCCGCGGCGAAGCGACTGATCCGCGGCCAGGCCGGGATCGACTCCGAGGCCGGACCCACCGACATCCTCGTGATCGCGGATGCCGCAGCCGACGCCAGGCTCGTCGCCGCCGACCTGATCAGCCAGGCCGAGCACGACGAACTCGCCGCCGCCGTCCTGGTCACGGATTCGGCCGAGTTCGCCGATGCCGTCGTCGTCGAGGTCGAGCGCCAGGTCGCTCTCACGACCCACCGCGATCGCGTCACAGCCGCATTGACGGGGGAGCAGTCCGCCGTCGTGCTCGTCGACGACCTCCGGGCCGCGGCCGCCTTCAGCAACGCCTTCGGACCAGAGCACCTCGAGATCCAGACGACGGATGCGGAGGCCGTGCTGGCCGACATCCAGAACGCCGGCGCCATCTTCCTCGGCCCGAACTCCCCGGTGAGCCTCGGCGACTACGCAGCTGGCTCCAACCATGTGCTGCCGACCGGCGGCCAGGCACGCTTCGCGGCCGGACTGAATGCAGCGACGTTCCTGCGGTCGCAGCAGGTCGTCGAGTACAGCCGGAAGGGTCTCGCAGAGGTCGCTGAGACGATCGCCGCGTTGTCGGCGACCGAGGCGCTGCCCGCCCACGGCGACGCCGTCGTGGCGCGGTTCAGCTAG
- a CDS encoding DUF445 domain-containing protein, translating into MTQQADPRTAVPAGPTSPAAAAAPASAASPRILSEADADRLVALRQMKRIAAGLLVLAAVVFAVSFSLQDAYPWLGYVRAAAEGAMVGAIADWFAVTALFRHPFGLKIPHTAIIPTRKDEIGASLGEFVEENFLSEEVVRGKLATFSVADKVGTWLADPRNAARVGAEGAVAAQGMLRLLSDDDVRDVIERLARRHLFEPEWAPSLGRVGSQLVAADQQRAAVDAVLDATETWLVAHPDALGDVVSERLPRWVPGFVSGIVDDRAHREVLKLLQSVREDPQHPLRLSIDRYLAGVTDRLQHDPEMIERVEGIKADFLESPRLREFADELWSSVKVSLADSLADPQSELRVGADAALVEVGQRLAKDRVLAGKVDAWIADAATYVVLNYRHDLAAVISETVERWDARETTEKIELQVGKDLQFIRINGTVVGALAGVTIYAVATGIHALF; encoded by the coding sequence ATGACTCAGCAGGCAGATCCGCGCACGGCGGTGCCGGCCGGACCGACATCACCGGCTGCAGCGGCTGCACCGGCATCAGCGGCATCACCGCGGATCCTGAGCGAGGCGGATGCCGACAGGCTGGTCGCGCTCCGCCAGATGAAGCGCATCGCGGCCGGACTCCTCGTGCTCGCCGCCGTCGTCTTCGCCGTGTCGTTCTCCCTGCAGGACGCCTACCCGTGGCTCGGGTACGTGCGCGCCGCCGCCGAGGGTGCGATGGTGGGCGCCATCGCCGACTGGTTCGCCGTGACCGCCCTGTTCCGGCATCCGTTCGGCCTGAAGATCCCGCACACGGCGATCATCCCGACCCGCAAGGACGAGATCGGGGCGAGCCTCGGAGAGTTCGTGGAGGAGAACTTCCTGTCGGAGGAGGTCGTCCGCGGCAAGCTCGCCACCTTCAGCGTCGCCGACAAGGTGGGGACCTGGCTCGCCGATCCGAGGAACGCCGCCCGCGTCGGTGCCGAGGGCGCCGTGGCGGCGCAGGGCATGCTGAGGCTGCTCAGCGACGATGACGTGCGCGACGTGATCGAGCGGCTCGCCCGTCGCCACCTGTTCGAACCCGAGTGGGCGCCGTCCCTCGGCAGGGTCGGGTCGCAGCTCGTGGCGGCCGATCAGCAGCGGGCTGCCGTCGACGCCGTGCTCGACGCCACCGAGACGTGGCTGGTGGCGCACCCGGATGCTCTGGGAGACGTCGTCTCGGAGCGTCTCCCCCGCTGGGTGCCGGGGTTCGTCAGCGGCATCGTCGACGACCGCGCGCACCGCGAGGTGCTGAAGCTGCTGCAGTCGGTGCGCGAGGATCCGCAGCATCCGTTGCGACTCTCGATCGATCGGTATCTCGCCGGCGTCACCGACAGACTGCAGCACGACCCCGAGATGATCGAGCGCGTCGAGGGGATCAAGGCCGACTTCCTCGAGTCCCCCAGGCTGCGCGAGTTCGCCGACGAGCTGTGGAGCTCCGTGAAGGTGAGCCTCGCCGATTCGCTCGCCGACCCGCAGAGCGAGTTGCGGGTTGGGGCGGATGCCGCCCTCGTGGAGGTGGGTCAGCGGCTCGCGAAGGATCGCGTGCTCGCGGGCAAGGTCGACGCTTGGATCGCGGATGCCGCCACCTACGTCGTGCTCAACTACAGGCACGACCTCGCCGCCGTGATCAGCGAGACGGTCGAGCGCTGGGATGCCCGCGAGACGACCGAGAAGATCGAACTGCAGGTCGGCAAGGACCTGCAGTTCATCCGCATCAACGGCACCGTGGTGGGAGCGTTGGCCGGCGTCACGATCTACGCTGTGGCGACCGGGATCCACGCTCTGTTCTGA